From Methanosarcina lacustris Z-7289, one genomic window encodes:
- the iscB gene encoding RNA-guided endonuclease IscB, with the protein MIFVLNKNKQPLSPCHSAVARKLLKTGKAVIHKKYPFTIRLKELKYSENKAEFRLKIDYGSRHTGLAILNGSKVIGLAQIHHKTSIKSNMDSRRAMRRTRRNRTTRYRKPRFNNRKRKEGWLPPSLQSRVDNIQNWVAKLQKLCPLTHISYENAKFDTQLMQNPEVSGVEYQQGELQGYEVREYLLEKWGRKCAYCGAENVPLEIEHIIPRARKGTDRVSNLTLACRTCNEAKGTMTAEKFGYPEIQKQARIPLRDATLVTATRWKVYNTLTEKGLEVECGTGARTKMNRIKLNLPKDHHFDAICVGASTPNKIIFKTNSVLHIKAKGRGSHCRTNLDKYGFPRGYLTRQKSFFGFQTGDIVKAIIPKGKYKGIFFGAVACRKTGYFDIKNKEGVRIGQGINHKYCNILSRADGYEYATEHLEVDGIPPTTEVIGILP; encoded by the coding sequence ATGATTTTCGTATTAAACAAAAACAAACAACCATTAAGTCCCTGTCATTCAGCAGTTGCCAGAAAATTGCTTAAAACAGGAAAAGCGGTTATTCATAAAAAATATCCATTCACAATTAGACTAAAAGAGTTGAAATATTCCGAAAATAAAGCTGAATTCCGATTAAAAATAGACTATGGAAGCCGACACACAGGTTTAGCTATCTTAAATGGTTCTAAAGTAATTGGGCTTGCTCAAATCCATCACAAAACCAGTATTAAAAGCAATATGGATAGCCGCAGAGCAATGCGGAGAACTCGACGAAATAGAACAACCAGGTATAGAAAACCCAGATTCAACAACAGAAAACGAAAAGAAGGTTGGCTTCCTCCATCCCTGCAAAGCAGGGTAGACAACATCCAAAATTGGGTTGCTAAACTGCAAAAGTTATGTCCGTTAACCCATATTTCGTATGAAAATGCCAAATTTGATACCCAGCTAATGCAAAATCCTGAAGTTTCAGGTGTTGAATATCAGCAAGGAGAACTTCAGGGATACGAAGTTAGGGAATATTTGCTCGAAAAATGGGGGAGAAAATGCGCATATTGCGGAGCAGAGAATGTTCCCCTGGAGATAGAACATATAATTCCAAGAGCAAGAAAAGGAACTGACAGAGTTTCCAATCTAACATTAGCCTGCAGGACTTGCAATGAAGCAAAAGGAACCATGACAGCAGAAAAATTCGGGTATCCTGAGATTCAAAAACAAGCAAGAATACCACTGAGGGATGCTACACTCGTAACTGCTACACGATGGAAAGTCTACAACACACTCACAGAAAAGGGACTTGAAGTCGAATGTGGCACAGGTGCAAGGACGAAAATGAATAGAATCAAGTTAAATCTACCCAAAGATCATCATTTTGATGCAATTTGTGTTGGTGCTTCAACACCAAATAAAATAATATTCAAAACAAATTCAGTACTTCACATAAAAGCAAAAGGTAGAGGATCACATTGCAGAACCAATCTTGATAAGTACGGATTTCCGAGAGGGTATCTGACTAGACAAAAGAGTTTCTTTGGGTTCCAAACAGGAGATATTGTTAAAGCCATCATACCCAAAGGAAAATACAAAGGAATTTTTTTTGGTGCTGTAGCTTGTAGAAAAACAGGTTATTTTGATATTAAAAATAAAGAAGGTGTTAGAATAGGGCAGGGAATTAATCATAAATATTGCAATATTTTGAGTAGAGCAGATGGATATGAATATGCCACAGAGCATTTGGAAGTTGACGGAATTCCTCCTACGACTGAAGTCATAGGCATCCTTCCTTAA
- a CDS encoding PQQ-dependent sugar dehydrogenase, with protein sequence MKGIKIILGFFALVVLIFAAYAVLRTVPIDNCGENGSGFACIELPPGFSIDYYAENVGGARSMTLSPNGTLFVGSRDAGKVYAVPDSNGDNKADDVIVLAEGLDMPNGVAFMNGSLYVAEVSRVIRYDDIETKLENPPEPIVVNGDFPSDHAHGWKYLKFGPDGKLYVPVGMPCNICNFEGKDERYGTIMRMEPDGSQLEIFARGIRNTVGFAWNPETEELWFTDNGRDWLGDDLPPDELNRAPEPGMHFGFPYCHAGYIPDPEFGDLRNCSEFTSPEVKLGPHVAALGMTFYTGTMFPEEYRNQIFIAEHGSWNRKIPIGYRVTLVRLENGTPVSYEPFAEGWLQGLAAWGRPVDVLVMPDGALLVSDDKNNAIYRLSYS encoded by the coding sequence ATGAAGGGAATAAAGATAATACTTGGATTTTTTGCTCTTGTTGTCCTTATTTTTGCAGCTTATGCCGTCCTGAGAACCGTGCCGATTGATAACTGCGGGGAAAACGGGTCAGGATTTGCCTGCATCGAGCTCCCGCCCGGTTTTTCAATTGACTATTACGCCGAAAATGTCGGTGGTGCAAGGTCTATGACTCTCAGCCCAAACGGGACACTTTTTGTAGGAAGCCGGGACGCGGGGAAGGTCTATGCAGTCCCTGACAGCAACGGAGACAATAAAGCTGATGATGTAATTGTGCTTGCCGAGGGCCTGGATATGCCAAATGGGGTGGCATTCATGAATGGTTCCCTGTATGTAGCCGAAGTTTCCAGGGTTATCCGCTATGACGATATTGAAACAAAGCTTGAAAACCCGCCCGAGCCAATCGTGGTTAACGGAGATTTCCCGTCCGACCATGCACATGGCTGGAAATACCTCAAATTCGGTCCTGATGGAAAACTGTACGTGCCTGTGGGGATGCCCTGTAATATCTGCAACTTCGAAGGAAAAGATGAACGTTATGGAACGATCATGCGGATGGAGCCTGATGGGAGCCAGCTCGAAATCTTTGCAAGGGGGATAAGGAATACGGTCGGTTTTGCCTGGAACCCTGAAACCGAAGAATTATGGTTTACTGACAATGGCAGGGACTGGCTCGGGGATGATTTACCTCCTGACGAACTCAACAGGGCGCCTGAACCGGGGATGCATTTCGGCTTTCCCTACTGCCATGCAGGCTACATCCCTGACCCGGAGTTTGGAGACCTCAGGAACTGCTCCGAGTTTACGTCACCGGAGGTAAAACTGGGTCCTCATGTGGCTGCTCTTGGGATGACCTTTTACACAGGCACGATGTTCCCTGAAGAATACAGGAACCAGATCTTTATTGCCGAACACGGCTCATGGAACAGGAAAATTCCTATAGGATACAGGGTTACCCTGGTCAGGCTGGAAAACGGAACCCCTGTAAGTTATGAGCCTTTTGCCGAAGGCTGGCTCCAGGGACTTGCAGCCTGGGGAAGGCCTGTGGATGTCCTCGTAATGCCTGACGGAGCTCTGCTTGTGTCGGATGATAAGAATAATGCAATCTACAGGCTCAGTTACAGCTGA
- a CDS encoding ferritin family protein, which translates to MLSKIPIDLANVSEDDIDKEILRAGIIAELDAVNLYEQMASLTKNKDIKAILLDIAKEEKTHVGEFQALLLRFDTQQKGELEAGAEEVEEELSK; encoded by the coding sequence TTGTTATCAAAAATTCCTATAGACCTTGCGAATGTATCTGAAGACGATATAGATAAGGAAATCCTCAGAGCCGGAATTATTGCCGAGCTGGATGCCGTAAACCTTTACGAGCAAATGGCTTCCCTTACCAAAAATAAGGACATAAAAGCAATTCTCCTGGATATAGCAAAGGAAGAAAAAACCCACGTCGGGGAGTTTCAGGCACTTTTACTTCGGTTCGATACCCAGCAAAAGGGTGAACTTGAAGCCGGAGCCGAAGAAGTAGAAGAAGAGCTATCCAAATAA
- the iscB gene encoding RNA-guided endonuclease IscB, whose product MIFVLNKNKQPLSPCHSAVARKLLKSGKAVIHKKYPFTIRLKELKTSENKAEYRLKIDYGSRHTGLAILNGSKVIGLAQIHHKTSIKSNMDSRRAMRRTRRNRTTRYRKPRFNNRKRKEGWLSPSLQSRVDNIQNWVDKLQKLCPLTQISYENVKFDTQLLQNPEVSGVEYQQGELQGYEVREYLLEKWNRKCAYCGAENVPLEIEHIIPRARKGTDRVSNLTLACRTCNEAKGTNTAEEFGYPEIQKQATKTLKDAALVTATRWKVYSVLVETGLEVECGTGARTKMNRIRLNLPKDHHFDAICVGASTPNEITFKTNQVLHIKAKGRGSHCRTNLDKYGFPRGYMARQKSFFGFQTGDIVKAIIPKGKYKGTHFGAVACRKKGSFVIKNKHGKLIAETTYKNCKMLSKADGYEYTIEPMEVDGIPLTLKL is encoded by the coding sequence ATGATCTTCGTATTAAACAAAAACAAACAGCCATTAAGTCCCTGTCATTCAGCAGTTGCCAGAAAATTGCTGAAATCAGGAAAAGCTGTTATTCATAAAAAATATCCATTTACAATTCGGCTCAAGGAGTTGAAAACTTCTGAAAACAAAGCTGAATATAGATTAAAAATAGATTACGGAAGCCGACATACAGGTCTGGCTATCTTAAATGGTTCTAAAGTAATCGGACTTGCTCAAATCCATCACAAAACCAGTATTAAAAGCAATATGGATAGCCGCAGAGCAATGCGGAGAACTCGACGAAATAGAACAACCAGGTATAGAAAACCCAGATTCAACAACAGAAAACGAAAAGAAGGTTGGCTTTCCCCATCCCTGCAAAGCAGGGTAGACAACATCCAAAATTGGGTTGATAAACTGCAAAAACTGTGTCCTTTGACTCAGATTTCATATGAAAATGTTAAGTTTGATACCCAGCTATTACAAAATCCTGAAGTTTCGGGTGTTGAATATCAGCAAGGAGAACTTCAGGGGTATGAAGTCAGAGAGTATCTCCTTGAAAAATGGAATAGAAAATGTGCATATTGCGGAGCAGAGAATGTTCCCCTTGAAATAGAACATATAATTCCAAGAGCAAGAAAAGGAACTGACAGAGTTTCCAATCTAACATTAGCCTGCAGGACCTGTAACGAAGCAAAAGGGACTAATACAGCAGAAGAATTCGGGTATCCTGAGATTCAAAAACAAGCAACGAAAACACTGAAAGATGCTGCACTCGTAACTGCAACCAGATGGAAAGTCTACAGTGTTCTTGTAGAAACTGGACTTGAAGTCGAATGTGGGACAGGTGCGAGAACTAAGATGAATAGAATCAGGTTGAATCTACCCAAAGATCATCATTTTGATGCAATTTGTGTTGGTGCTTCAACACCAAATGAAATAACGTTCAAAACAAACCAGGTTCTACACATCAAAGCAAAGGGTAGAGGATCACACTGCAGAACCAATCTTGACAAATATGGGTTTCCCAGGGGATATATGGCCAGACAAAAGAGTTTCTTTGGATTCCAAACAGGAGATATTGTTAAAGCCATCATACCCAAAGGAAAATACAAAGGAACTCATTTTGGTGCTGTAGCTTGCAGAAAAAAGGGTAGTTTTGTTATCAAAAATAAACACGGAAAATTAATAGCTGAAACGACTTATAAAAATTGTAAAATGTTAAGTAAAGCCGATGGATATGAATATACAATAGAACCTATGGAAGTTGACGGAATTCCCCTCACGCTAAAGCTGTGA
- a CDS encoding DinB/UmuC family translesion DNA polymerase → MKISGSLDILVESVHGSLLKHHFLFKTVTLIVRFEDFSTYTRSRTLPIWTSDLFVIKRTAIQLLSEFMGRRKFRFVGVGVTKFRERDERQTLITDFP, encoded by the coding sequence GTGAAAATCTCCGGGTCCCTGGATATTCTTGTAGAGAGCGTGCATGGTTCCCTCCTGAAACACCATTTTCTTTTCAAAACCGTAACTCTTATAGTGCGCTTTGAGGACTTTTCCACCTATACGCGCTCAAGGACTCTTCCCATCTGGACTTCTGATCTCTTCGTGATCAAAAGAACAGCCATTCAGCTTTTGTCGGAATTCATGGGCAGGCGGAAATTCAGGTTTGTAGGTGTAGGGGTCACAAAATTTAGGGAAAGAGATGAGAGGCAAACTCTGATTACGGATTTTCCTTAA